A single Curtobacterium sp. MCJR17_020 DNA region contains:
- the rsgA gene encoding ribosome small subunit-dependent GTPase A, with protein MSWWDDVDGDDSDADEPYGQYDESSVRVRPNPKGNRPRTKTRPTYDDAPVGWVTNVDRGRFGVLVGTESGSDPGSEHVITATKARELGKKSVVTGDHVSLVGDVSGDPGSLARIVKVAERTTLLRRSADDSDEVERVIVANADQMLIVVAAADPEPRTRLIDRYLVAAFDAGLDPILCITKTDLADPAPFLAHFACLDLRIVTSRSDDVPFEALHDLLDDKVTVTVGHSGVGKSTLVNALTGSTRAIGVVNSVTGRGRHTSSSSIALRVRDGGWIIDTPGVRSFGLGHVDPANVFRAFASHAIPVRPARDDIPLAQAHDWEIVDRVQDGELGATGVERLDSFRALLTGMGASDPGLE; from the coding sequence ATGAGCTGGTGGGACGACGTCGACGGTGACGACTCCGACGCGGACGAGCCGTACGGACAGTACGACGAGTCGAGCGTGCGGGTGCGTCCGAACCCGAAGGGCAACCGGCCCCGCACGAAGACCCGGCCGACGTACGACGACGCGCCCGTGGGGTGGGTCACGAACGTCGACCGTGGGCGGTTCGGCGTGCTGGTGGGGACGGAGTCCGGCTCCGATCCCGGATCCGAGCACGTCATCACGGCGACGAAGGCGCGCGAGCTCGGCAAGAAGTCGGTCGTCACCGGCGACCACGTGTCGCTCGTCGGCGACGTCTCCGGCGACCCCGGATCACTGGCGCGCATCGTGAAGGTCGCCGAGCGCACCACGCTGCTCCGCCGCAGCGCCGACGACTCCGACGAGGTCGAGCGCGTCATCGTGGCGAACGCCGACCAGATGCTCATCGTCGTGGCGGCCGCCGACCCCGAGCCTCGCACCCGGCTCATCGACCGCTACCTGGTCGCCGCGTTCGACGCCGGGCTCGACCCGATCCTCTGCATCACGAAGACCGACCTCGCCGACCCGGCCCCGTTCCTGGCGCACTTCGCCTGCCTCGACCTGCGGATCGTGACGAGCCGGTCCGACGACGTCCCGTTCGAGGCCCTGCACGACCTGCTCGACGACAAGGTCACCGTGACCGTGGGGCACTCCGGTGTCGGCAAGTCGACGCTCGTGAACGCCCTGACCGGGTCGACGCGGGCGATCGGCGTCGTGAACTCGGTGACCGGGCGCGGGCGGCACACTTCGTCGTCGTCGATCGCGCTGCGGGTGCGGGACGGCGGCTGGATCATCGACACCCCCGGCGTGCGGTCGTTCGGCCTCGGGCACGTCGACCCGGCGAACGTCTTCCGCGCGTTCGCCTCGCACGCGATCCCGGTGCGGCCCGCGCGGGACGACATCCCGTTGGCGCAGGCGCACGACTGGGAGATCGTCGACCGGGTGCAGGACGGCGAGCTCGGCGCCACCGGTGTCGAACGGCTCGACTCGTTCCGCGCACTCCTGACGGGCATGGGCGCCTCCGACCCCGGCCTCGAGTAG
- the hisN gene encoding histidinol-phosphatase yields the protein MDLSADLDFARSLADIADTISLERFRAADLHVSKKADSTHVTDADQAVEHALRERIATERPDDAFLGEETTADTGAEATSEGHRQWVVDPIDGTANYLRGVPVWATLIALAVDGRPVLGVVSAPALGKRWWAAEGLGAHSFDGELRVSGVADLSDASLSYNSIQQWDDDDRLESLVDLSRKVWRTRAYGDMWSYMLVAEGVIDIAGEPDLKPWDIAALVPIVEEAGGRFSSLDGDPGAWHGSALATNGLVHDAVVEVIRR from the coding sequence GTGGACCTCAGCGCCGACCTGGACTTCGCCCGCTCGCTCGCCGACATCGCCGACACGATCAGCCTCGAGCGGTTCCGCGCCGCCGACCTGCACGTCTCGAAGAAGGCCGACAGCACGCACGTGACCGACGCCGACCAGGCCGTCGAACACGCCCTGCGTGAGCGGATCGCGACGGAACGGCCCGACGACGCGTTCCTCGGCGAGGAGACCACGGCGGACACCGGCGCCGAAGCGACGAGCGAGGGCCACCGTCAGTGGGTCGTCGACCCGATCGACGGCACCGCGAACTACCTGCGCGGCGTGCCGGTGTGGGCGACGCTCATCGCCCTGGCGGTCGACGGCCGCCCCGTGCTCGGCGTCGTGAGCGCCCCGGCGCTCGGCAAGCGCTGGTGGGCGGCCGAGGGGCTCGGCGCACACTCGTTCGACGGCGAGCTGCGCGTCTCCGGTGTCGCTGACCTGTCCGACGCGAGCCTGAGCTACAACAGCATCCAGCAGTGGGACGACGACGACCGGCTCGAGTCCCTCGTCGACCTGTCCCGCAAGGTCTGGCGGACGCGCGCCTACGGCGACATGTGGTCGTACATGCTGGTCGCCGAGGGGGTCATCGACATCGCGGGCGAACCCGACCTGAAGCCGTGGGACATCGCAGCCCTCGTGCCCATCGTGGAAGAGGCCGGCGGGCGCTTCAGTTCGCTCGACGGCGACCCCGGGGCCTGGCACGGCAGTGCACTCGCGACGAACGGCCTGGTGCACGACGCCGTCGTCGAGGTCATCCGCCGCTAG
- a CDS encoding MFS transporter, with translation MSSADPTDARLDDRTRWRAFAVCVAVAALTILDLSKVNVGLPSIEKSLDATSSSLQLIVAGYALAFGLALVPAGRLGDLKSRRALFIIGLVAFTVSSLLCAVAPTIEVLMVTRILQGFAAGTQMPQVIGLVQQLFRGPERGRAFGLFGAMIGISTALGPTIGGGLIAIGGEENGWRLLFWMNVPLGLVALFFAMRLLPKGAQGQAKDRELDIVGILLLGAAIITLMLPFVLTTGAGDSGARWLWLIAFVVFLGLFVLWEVRYKQQGKSPVVHFELFRLSSYRNGLSIVAVYFAAIPASFLMVTLFLQEGLGLSPLFAGMVSIPFAATSAVGSYIGGRIVDRVGRALVVFGLFMVVVGFVLLMLAAVLTPPEITPWAMAGAFLVGGLGGGFVVSPNQTLTLAEIPVEQSGVAGSMQQLGQRVGTAIGTAVATSIFYGIVRGAAAGSGGSGGSRLDAYHDAFRSGTTFTVSLMALALVLAVGDLVVRRRAARREAATA, from the coding sequence ATGTCCAGCGCTGACCCGACCGACGCCCGCCTCGACGACCGCACGCGCTGGAGGGCCTTCGCCGTGTGCGTCGCGGTGGCCGCCCTGACGATCCTCGACCTGTCGAAGGTCAACGTCGGGCTGCCGTCGATCGAGAAGTCCCTCGACGCCACCAGTTCGTCGCTGCAGCTCATCGTGGCGGGGTACGCGCTGGCGTTCGGCCTCGCCCTCGTGCCCGCCGGCCGGCTCGGCGACCTGAAGAGCCGCCGTGCCCTGTTCATCATCGGGCTCGTGGCGTTCACCGTGTCGAGCCTGCTCTGCGCCGTGGCGCCGACCATCGAGGTGCTCATGGTCACGCGGATCCTGCAGGGCTTCGCCGCCGGCACCCAGATGCCGCAGGTGATCGGGCTCGTGCAGCAGTTGTTCCGGGGCCCGGAGCGCGGACGGGCCTTCGGGCTGTTCGGCGCCATGATCGGCATCTCGACGGCACTCGGCCCGACGATCGGCGGTGGCCTCATCGCGATCGGCGGCGAGGAGAACGGGTGGCGGCTGCTGTTCTGGATGAACGTGCCGCTCGGGCTCGTCGCGCTGTTCTTCGCGATGCGGCTGCTGCCCAAGGGGGCGCAGGGTCAGGCGAAGGACCGCGAGCTGGACATCGTCGGCATCCTGCTGCTCGGCGCCGCCATCATCACGCTGATGCTGCCGTTCGTGCTCACCACGGGTGCCGGCGACTCCGGTGCCCGGTGGCTCTGGCTGATCGCCTTCGTCGTGTTCCTCGGCCTGTTCGTGCTCTGGGAGGTCCGGTACAAGCAGCAGGGCAAGTCGCCGGTGGTGCACTTCGAGCTGTTCCGGCTGTCGTCGTACCGCAACGGGCTGTCGATCGTGGCCGTCTACTTCGCGGCGATCCCGGCGTCCTTCCTGATGGTGACGCTGTTCCTGCAGGAGGGGCTCGGGCTGTCACCGCTGTTCGCCGGCATGGTGAGCATCCCGTTCGCGGCCACGAGCGCCGTGGGGTCCTACATCGGCGGACGGATCGTCGACCGGGTCGGACGGGCCCTGGTGGTCTTCGGGCTCTTCATGGTCGTCGTCGGCTTCGTGCTCCTCATGCTCGCCGCGGTGCTGACCCCGCCGGAGATCACGCCGTGGGCGATGGCCGGGGCGTTCCTGGTCGGCGGGCTCGGCGGCGGGTTCGTGGTGTCGCCGAACCAGACGCTCACGCTGGCCGAGATCCCCGTGGAGCAGTCCGGGGTCGCCGGGTCGATGCAGCAGCTCGGGCAGCGGGTCGGCACGGCGATCGGTACCGCGGTGGCGACGAGCATCTTCTACGGGATCGTGCGGGGTGCTGCTGCCGGTTCGGGCGGTTCCGGCGGGAGTCGGCTCGATGCGTACCACGACGCGTTCCGGAGCGGCACGACGTTCACGGTGTCGCTGATGGCGCTCGCGCTCGTGCTGGCGGTCGGGGACCTGGTGGTGCGGCGTCGCGCTGCCCGACGCGAGGCCGCGACGGCCTGA